A stretch of the Archangium violaceum genome encodes the following:
- a CDS encoding N-acetylmuramoyl-L-alanine amidase gives MDTPSPTIPLVIDFPSPNRSAREENVRVDTVLIHHTGNVNGRWSNQSALTWLCTKGSMVSAHYLITTGGIVYRLVPEDLKAWHAGESHMPWEEPKKGESVNDRSIGIEIVNPGDGVTPFTEAQYKALAWLVSDIVRRLEWDCATFMYGVTVDLIPTARGHRGYVLGHRDVAPGRKTDPADNFEWARVRKALAAQFPGAV, from the coding sequence ATGGACACCCCCTCCCCCACCATCCCCCTCGTCATCGACTTTCCCAGCCCCAACCGCTCCGCCCGCGAGGAGAACGTGCGCGTGGACACGGTGCTCATCCACCACACGGGCAACGTCAATGGGCGGTGGAGCAACCAAAGTGCGCTCACCTGGCTATGCACCAAGGGCAGCATGGTGTCCGCCCACTACCTCATCACCACGGGCGGAATCGTTTACCGACTCGTCCCCGAGGACCTGAAGGCGTGGCATGCGGGCGAGAGCCACATGCCGTGGGAGGAGCCGAAGAAGGGCGAGAGCGTCAACGACCGCTCCATCGGCATCGAGATCGTGAACCCCGGCGATGGCGTCACGCCTTTCACCGAGGCACAGTACAAGGCACTCGCCTGGCTCGTGTCGGACATCGTGCGAAGGCTGGAGTGGGATTGCGCCACATTCATGTACGGCGTCACGGTTGACCTGATTCCCACTGCTCGCGGGCACCGTGGGTACGTCCTCGGCCACCGCGACGTAGCCCCGGGCCGGAAGACGGACCCGGCGGACAACTTCGAATGGGCGCGCGTCCGCAAGGCTCTGGCGGCCCAGTTCCCGGGGGCGGTGTGA
- a CDS encoding phage major capsid protein, whose product MVKTVEAAMASRAAAAPAAPTPVVTGVRDLQMDPPEGRLWQARAGVAIKIIYLDRAKALGVAKGEHFQRLEQYVTRCKAVGAFASIFGQGGERLPVVESAEIIEFLKGPSLLVSRPGLRKASGYGGKFVVGRQNERAVVYWAAEGEPVEKTEIKHGLMELGAHKAVGRVGLSNDLMRRGDSSASADVGAELQQEMALLFDKAGLFGKGNKQPLGILEEVEKEMISEATGALSDTDATKKLADLDSLPAALEKKKHKLDDSAFYFMPSDTFWHLRGLRDASGWVFEGLRDLKNPTINGFPVERNPELLFGWEHIGFGLASQLYFGSAAEMEMTIGENASDFVNDMQTLRVVGYADWKLRHTTAFAFKKKVKY is encoded by the coding sequence GTGGTGAAGACCGTTGAGGCGGCGATGGCCTCCCGCGCCGCTGCCGCGCCCGCTGCCCCCACGCCCGTGGTGACCGGAGTGCGTGACCTGCAGATGGACCCGCCCGAGGGGCGGCTCTGGCAGGCCCGCGCGGGCGTGGCCATCAAAATCATCTACCTCGACCGGGCCAAGGCCCTCGGTGTGGCGAAGGGTGAGCACTTCCAGCGCCTGGAGCAGTACGTGACCCGCTGCAAGGCGGTGGGTGCTTTCGCCAGCATCTTCGGCCAGGGCGGTGAGCGCCTCCCCGTGGTGGAGTCCGCCGAGATCATCGAATTCCTGAAGGGGCCGTCGCTCCTCGTCAGCCGGCCGGGACTGCGCAAAGCCTCCGGGTACGGCGGCAAGTTCGTGGTCGGCAGGCAGAACGAGCGCGCGGTCGTGTACTGGGCGGCCGAGGGCGAGCCCGTCGAGAAGACGGAGATCAAGCACGGGCTGATGGAGTTGGGTGCGCACAAGGCCGTGGGTCGGGTGGGCCTCTCCAACGATCTGATGCGTCGTGGGGATTCGTCCGCCTCGGCTGACGTCGGCGCCGAGTTGCAGCAGGAGATGGCTCTACTCTTCGACAAGGCCGGACTCTTCGGGAAGGGCAACAAGCAGCCGCTGGGCATCCTCGAGGAGGTCGAGAAGGAGATGATCTCCGAGGCCACGGGTGCGCTCTCCGATACCGACGCGACCAAGAAGCTGGCGGACCTCGATAGCCTGCCGGCTGCGCTGGAGAAGAAGAAGCACAAGCTGGATGACTCGGCCTTCTACTTCATGCCCAGCGATACCTTCTGGCACCTGCGGGGACTACGGGATGCGTCCGGGTGGGTGTTCGAGGGCCTGCGCGACCTGAAGAATCCGACGATCAACGGGTTCCCGGTGGAGAGAAACCCCGAGCTCCTCTTTGGATGGGAGCACATCGGCTTCGGCCTGGCGTCCCAGCTCTACTTCGGCTCGGCCGCCGAGATGGAGATGACGATCGGCGAGAACGCCAGCGACTTCGTCAACGACATGCAGACGCTGCGGGTGGTGGGCTACGCCGACTGGAAGCTGCGGCACACCACCGCCTTCGCGTTCAAGAAGAAGGTCAAGTACTAA
- a CDS encoding HK97 family phage prohead protease, giving the protein MLDPPGVDDAHGDTMDAGALRLPEGVNEVPLYWVHSYHVGIVPDASPEQRLPVGSATVWEEEGQWYFVPCFNLLTDLSQKVKGAVDAGDIAACSIGYRTVRATPNGKGPDGKGEDVHEARLLEVSLVDVGAKAGAVRIKMADEPKKPEEKKPEPPAVDMADLYTMVKAIHAKMFPPESEAKPPESEGKATEPPATKDDKPQTDVPQDESASENEAPPSTEDEDPVTKWLRSLAA; this is encoded by the coding sequence ATGCTGGACCCGCCAGGCGTTGACGACGCCCACGGCGACACCATGGACGCCGGAGCGCTACGCCTGCCCGAGGGCGTGAACGAGGTGCCCCTCTATTGGGTGCACTCGTACCACGTAGGCATCGTCCCTGATGCCTCGCCAGAGCAGCGCCTGCCCGTGGGCTCCGCCACCGTCTGGGAAGAAGAGGGGCAGTGGTACTTCGTCCCCTGCTTCAACCTCCTCACGGACCTCTCCCAGAAGGTGAAGGGCGCTGTCGACGCGGGCGACATCGCCGCCTGCAGCATTGGGTACCGGACCGTCCGCGCCACGCCCAACGGCAAGGGCCCCGATGGCAAGGGTGAAGACGTTCACGAAGCGAGGCTGCTCGAGGTGAGCCTCGTCGATGTTGGCGCCAAGGCTGGCGCCGTGAGGATCAAGATGGCCGACGAACCGAAGAAGCCCGAGGAGAAGAAGCCGGAGCCACCTGCCGTCGACATGGCGGACCTCTACACGATGGTGAAGGCCATCCACGCGAAGATGTTCCCGCCCGAGAGCGAGGCGAAACCGCCCGAGTCCGAGGGCAAGGCCACCGAGCCGCCCGCGACGAAGGACGACAAACCTCAGACCGACGTGCCCCAGGACGAGAGCGCCAGCGAGAACGAGGCGCCGCCCAGCACGGAGGACGAGGACCCTGTCACGAAATGGCTGCGCAGCCTCGCCGCGTAA
- a CDS encoding phage portal protein, with product MPAPSLRYRFRAALSALLLGPGTGQPVIHAIPITTFHPRRDSRAVLDAYAEDAWFQAVVDTVADPLAATRFRVFKPNPLRYQPGSFRAKAAQASVRAMAPELRAKYLADASASGEWVELEDHELLRILYAPHPDYPGQSCLKLLAVYRMLPGEAFMWLRRSATGAVVGYEPIPPHCVTMTPTPQDPYYFVSHNLFAGRVPASDIVWLKGLDPRNPAGRGLGRGTALADELDTSAAIQAARKATFKRGGLPAAVVGVDEGTAGDDRAEELQTDYEERFTKPESAGRVWFVSGKVTLSQIQQDFRALQMDEAAAGLEHLARKVFNIPPGMMGDSAAGTRASAEEEKYTLADRAIAPWLDKLVAELNHGLVPRVDPDAVLIADDPRPESWERTFKVVTSAPNEGVTWNEVRALGGLPPDPELEGKRPRPLPGAQPVLDTPATPSNPPPPRSDAERR from the coding sequence ATGCCCGCTCCCTCTCTGCGCTACCGGTTCCGTGCCGCACTGTCGGCCCTGCTGCTCGGCCCTGGGACCGGGCAGCCCGTCATCCACGCAATCCCTATCACCACGTTCCACCCGCGCCGCGACAGCCGCGCCGTGCTCGACGCATACGCGGAGGATGCGTGGTTCCAGGCAGTAGTGGATACGGTGGCCGACCCGCTGGCCGCCACCCGCTTCCGGGTCTTCAAGCCCAACCCGCTCCGCTACCAGCCGGGCTCCTTTCGCGCCAAGGCGGCCCAGGCTTCGGTAAGGGCCATGGCACCGGAACTCCGCGCGAAGTACCTCGCCGACGCGTCCGCCTCTGGCGAGTGGGTGGAGTTGGAAGACCACGAGCTGCTGCGAATCCTCTACGCGCCCCACCCGGACTACCCAGGGCAGTCCTGTCTGAAGCTGCTGGCGGTGTACCGGATGCTCCCTGGCGAGGCCTTCATGTGGCTGCGCCGTTCCGCAACGGGCGCCGTCGTCGGGTACGAGCCCATCCCGCCCCACTGCGTGACGATGACGCCGACACCGCAGGACCCGTACTACTTCGTCTCGCACAACCTGTTCGCTGGGCGTGTGCCAGCCTCGGACATCGTGTGGCTCAAGGGGTTGGATCCACGCAACCCGGCCGGGCGAGGCCTGGGCCGCGGTACCGCCCTGGCCGACGAACTCGACACCAGCGCCGCCATTCAGGCCGCACGCAAGGCCACCTTCAAGCGGGGTGGACTGCCCGCCGCCGTGGTGGGCGTCGACGAGGGGACTGCCGGGGACGATAGGGCGGAGGAGCTCCAGACGGATTACGAGGAACGCTTCACCAAACCGGAGAGCGCCGGACGCGTCTGGTTCGTGAGCGGGAAAGTGACGCTCTCCCAAATCCAACAGGATTTCCGCGCCCTCCAGATGGACGAAGCCGCCGCAGGGCTCGAGCACCTGGCGCGCAAGGTGTTCAACATCCCCCCGGGGATGATGGGCGACTCAGCCGCCGGCACGCGCGCGAGCGCCGAGGAGGAGAAGTACACGCTGGCCGACAGGGCGATAGCGCCGTGGCTCGACAAGCTCGTGGCCGAGCTGAACCACGGGCTCGTCCCGCGCGTCGACCCGGACGCGGTGCTCATCGCGGATGACCCGCGCCCAGAGTCCTGGGAGCGCACCTTCAAGGTTGTGACGTCGGCACCGAACGAAGGCGTCACCTGGAACGAGGTGCGCGCCCTGGGAGGGCTCCCGCCGGACCCGGAGCTCGAAGGGAAGCGCCCGCGCCCGCTGCCTGGGGCCCAGCCCGTGCTCGACACGCCAGCTACCCCCAGCAACCCGCCGCCGCCCCGCAGCGACGCCGAGCGCAGGTAG
- a CDS encoding terminase large subunit domain-containing protein — protein MVASAAIQQSGEDLYKGVTLLSSATQGRFSLFDQLVLKHRAARIKESLTHALGLTPAEVLALYYEPRYSLRPVQKTPSEVWRTWFFLGGRGTGKTHAGASAVIEEARADPNAVMLIVGPTDSEIRKNQLEGSSGILTLSPPWFRPAHKRSKRMLVWPNGAVAHYVPAQAGPDKFRGYNVSFVWADEIVAWKKHPEDVYDQCRTKCARIITPRMERLGMPARVVITTTPAPTPLFRQILKDKDRLFLAQSTTFDNAANLDPSFIRQALALANSTDGRREYGGELFFPMDATLYKRVNWDAARVESIETIPARQGKPLFDKVVVSVDPATGEKKGADLHGIVVVGIREEDDGLLHTYVLQDLSLQEPEPTAWAKVAVDAVHRWKHLAPPKKTFVFAETNTGGSMVKSTIRGVDAKVKVKGMRAMQSKAERAAPVTAQCEAGLVHMVGKHHKLEKQLSEFTGQEGGHGRDDRADAFAWPIYLYVCPKRQNAGAAGRGAQQAQAGTEDEDDE, from the coding sequence ATGGTGGCGAGCGCGGCGATACAGCAGTCCGGTGAGGACCTCTACAAGGGCGTCACCCTGCTGTCCTCGGCTACGCAGGGACGCTTCTCGCTCTTCGACCAGCTCGTCCTGAAGCACCGGGCCGCGCGCATCAAGGAGTCCCTCACCCACGCGCTCGGCCTCACGCCCGCCGAGGTGCTCGCCCTGTACTACGAGCCGCGCTACTCGCTGCGGCCGGTCCAGAAGACGCCCTCGGAGGTGTGGCGTACGTGGTTCTTCCTGGGCGGCCGCGGCACTGGGAAGACGCATGCCGGCGCCTCGGCCGTCATCGAGGAGGCCCGCGCTGACCCGAACGCGGTGATGCTCATCGTCGGGCCTACCGACTCGGAGATTCGGAAGAACCAGCTCGAGGGCTCGTCCGGAATCCTCACCCTCTCGCCCCCCTGGTTCCGTCCGGCCCACAAGCGCAGCAAGCGCATGCTGGTATGGCCCAACGGAGCAGTCGCGCACTACGTGCCGGCGCAGGCCGGGCCCGACAAGTTCCGCGGCTACAACGTGTCCTTCGTCTGGGCGGACGAGATCGTAGCTTGGAAGAAGCACCCCGAGGACGTTTACGACCAGTGCCGTACGAAGTGCGCTCGCATCATCACCCCACGAATGGAGAGACTCGGCATGCCAGCACGCGTTGTCATCACCACCACGCCGGCGCCCACCCCGCTCTTTCGACAGATACTCAAGGACAAGGATAGGCTCTTCCTCGCGCAGTCCACCACCTTCGACAACGCGGCGAACCTCGATCCGTCCTTCATCCGCCAGGCACTGGCGCTCGCCAACTCCACGGATGGCCGGCGGGAGTACGGCGGCGAGCTCTTCTTCCCCATGGACGCGACGCTCTACAAACGCGTCAACTGGGACGCCGCCCGCGTGGAGAGCATTGAGACCATCCCAGCGCGCCAGGGTAAGCCGCTCTTCGACAAGGTCGTGGTCAGTGTGGACCCGGCCACCGGCGAGAAGAAGGGCGCGGACCTGCACGGCATCGTCGTGGTGGGGATTCGCGAGGAGGACGACGGCCTGCTGCACACGTACGTACTGCAGGACCTGTCGCTTCAGGAGCCTGAGCCCACGGCCTGGGCGAAAGTCGCCGTGGACGCCGTCCACCGTTGGAAGCACCTGGCGCCGCCGAAGAAGACGTTCGTGTTCGCCGAGACAAACACGGGCGGGTCGATGGTGAAGAGCACCATCCGGGGCGTGGATGCCAAGGTGAAGGTGAAGGGCATGCGCGCCATGCAGTCGAAGGCCGAGCGCGCCGCCCCCGTGACGGCGCAGTGCGAGGCGGGCTTGGTGCACATGGTCGGAAAGCACCACAAGCTGGAGAAACAGCTCTCCGAGTTCACCGGACAGGAAGGCGGCCACGGCCGCGACGACCGGGCGGACGCATTCGCGTGGCCGATCTATCTCTACGTGTGCCCGAAGCGGCAGAACGCTGGAGCAGCTGGCCGAGGTGCGCAGCAGGCCCAGGCTGGCACGGAGGACGAGGACGACGAGTAG